In Kushneria marisflavi, the following are encoded in one genomic region:
- a CDS encoding UbiH/UbiF/VisC/COQ6 family ubiquinone biosynthesis hydroxylase, which yields MTRDTAPFDMAIVGAGLVGATLALALGQKGHRVALLDGGDLQATWQADTIDARVSAITPASQQLLTHLGVWSGIVQRRLGPYDRMAVWDGEGTGHIDFSALEVGREVLGHIIENNVVRDALLDALLECDSVTLMPEARVTRLSDAEQGTRYLTLEDGRTLESCLVIGADGAGSRIRALSGLGHREYATGQRAVVATVWHEYDHAATARQRFMSTGPLAFLPLGIDGRQKTSSIVWSADTEFADDLMAMSDEAFMRALEMDFEHCLGRIERVSRRHDFPLIQRHARRYVDDSVALVGDAAHNIHPLAGQGVNLGLMDVAVLAEELDRARRRGAPLGDLRILSCYARRRRGDNTVMLMAMDAFRIGFGISWPLMRVLRNQGLTTTGRWPWVRRLLIEQAMGQRSDLPQSMRPPSA from the coding sequence ATGACGCGCGACACCGCACCATTTGACATGGCCATCGTCGGCGCCGGACTGGTCGGGGCAACGCTGGCGCTGGCGCTGGGCCAAAAGGGCCACCGGGTCGCCCTGCTGGACGGTGGCGATCTGCAGGCCACGTGGCAGGCCGATACCATCGATGCGCGCGTCAGCGCCATTACACCCGCCTCACAGCAGTTGCTGACCCATCTGGGCGTCTGGTCGGGCATCGTGCAAAGGCGTTTAGGCCCCTATGACCGAATGGCCGTCTGGGACGGAGAAGGCACCGGCCATATCGACTTCAGTGCCCTGGAGGTCGGCCGTGAGGTACTTGGTCATATCATTGAAAACAATGTGGTCCGCGATGCCCTGCTGGATGCGCTGTTGGAGTGTGACAGCGTCACGCTCATGCCCGAGGCACGGGTCACCCGTCTTTCCGATGCCGAACAGGGCACGCGTTATCTCACGCTGGAGGATGGGCGCACTCTTGAAAGCTGCCTGGTGATCGGCGCCGATGGCGCCGGCTCACGGATTCGGGCCCTGTCCGGGCTTGGCCACCGTGAATATGCCACCGGCCAGCGGGCCGTGGTGGCGACGGTGTGGCATGAGTACGATCATGCCGCCACGGCGCGACAGCGGTTCATGAGTACCGGGCCACTGGCCTTTCTGCCTCTGGGCATTGATGGACGTCAGAAGACCTCATCCATTGTCTGGTCGGCGGATACCGAATTTGCCGATGACCTGATGGCCATGTCGGATGAAGCTTTCATGCGTGCGCTCGAGATGGATTTTGAGCATTGTCTGGGGCGCATCGAACGCGTCAGCCGGCGCCACGACTTCCCGCTGATTCAGCGCCATGCCAGACGCTATGTCGATGACAGCGTGGCGCTGGTGGGAGACGCTGCGCATAACATTCATCCGCTGGCCGGGCAGGGCGTCAATCTGGGCCTGATGGATGTGGCGGTGCTGGCCGAGGAGCTCGACCGTGCCAGACGCCGTGGTGCGCCGCTGGGGGATCTGCGCATCCTGTCGTGCTATGCGCGTCGTCGTCGCGGTGACAATACGGTCATGCTGATGGCCATGGATGCCTTTCGAATCGGTTTTGGCATCAGCTGGCCGCTGATGCGCGTGCTGCGTAATCAGGGGCTGACCACCACCGGGCGATGGCCCTGGGTGCGCCGGCTGCTGATCGAGCAGGCGATGGGCCAACGCAGTGATCTGCCACAGAGCATGAGACCGCCGTCAGCCTGA